From the genome of Alosa alosa isolate M-15738 ecotype Scorff River chromosome 18, AALO_Geno_1.1, whole genome shotgun sequence, one region includes:
- the tex36 gene encoding testis-expressed protein 36, producing the protein MADCFQSVGGVSPHQTERQGEEPQVSPKTSQPLWAESHFPYSAHDNRSSLLTSIHVFDGGLGRRKYVGDRRQQNSNFCLCHMNVPGPAAEVTSTYQTNFLSKQEVEATRSRRFPRSHQERSSVASNQLQQQDPFLWFSRHDAPHTHTPLHVLAAINNPLMSHTDTHRH; encoded by the exons ATGGCAGACTGTTTTCAATCG gtTGGGGGTGTGAGTCCTCATCAGACAGAGCGGCAGGGGGAGGAGCCCCAAGTGTCCCCCAAAACCAGTCAGCCACTCTGGGCGGAGTCACACTTCCCTTACTCCGCCCACGACAACCGCTCCTCTCTACTTACCAGCATCCATGTGTTTGACggg ggtctGGGCCGTAGGAAGTATGTAGGCGACCGTCGACAGCAGAACTCTAATTTCTGCTTGTGTCACATGAACGTTCCCGGACCAGCAGCTGAGGTCACCTCCACCTACCAGACTAACTTCCtgtccaaacaggaagtggaggcCACCCGAAGCCGGCGCTTTCCCAGAAGCCACCAGGAGCGCAGCAGTGTGGCATCCAATCAGCTACAGCAGCAGGACCCCTTCCTCTGGTTCAGTCGCCAcgacgccccacacacacacacaccactgcacgtGCTCGCTGCCATCAACAATCCCTTAatgtctcacacagacacacacagacactaa